Proteins from a genomic interval of Clostridium sp. M62/1:
- a CDS encoding heavy-metal-associated domain-containing protein has protein sequence MENLVAVLILAVLIGGASAYLIRAKRNGVKCVGCPAGGSCSGGRKKKRKKLAGPVIARKNIIISGMHCGHCVQSVTDSLNQIDGVSARVDLSKGCAEISLDREVGEDILTAAVERAGFSVESIQS, from the coding sequence ATGGAAAATTTAGTAGCGGTTCTTATTTTGGCCGTTTTGATCGGAGGAGCGTCTGCGTATCTGATCAGAGCAAAAAGAAATGGAGTAAAATGCGTCGGCTGCCCTGCAGGTGGAAGCTGTTCTGGTGGACGGAAGAAGAAAAGAAAAAAGCTGGCGGGACCGGTGATCGCCAGAAAAAATATTATAATTTCGGGGATGCACTGCGGCCATTGCGTACAAAGCGTAACCGATAGCCTGAACCAGATTGACGGAGTTTCTGCCAGGGTAGATCTTTCTAAAGGGTGTGCGGAAATATCCCTGGACCGGGAGGTGGGGGAAGATATTTTGACTGCTGCTGTGGAAAGAGCAGGATTTTCCGTCGAGTCTATTCAGAGTTGA
- a CDS encoding thiamine-binding protein — MSASIAIQVLPKVDSDQEVCRIVDQVIEYIKSTGLHCEVGPFETTIEGESYDELMDIVKECQHVAVRAGAPKVSAYVKIVYRPDGEILTIDQKIGKYRDE, encoded by the coding sequence ATGAGCGCAAGCATTGCAATTCAGGTTCTGCCCAAGGTGGACAGTGACCAGGAGGTATGCCGGATTGTGGATCAGGTGATTGAATATATAAAAAGCACGGGACTCCACTGTGAAGTAGGCCCCTTTGAAACGACGATAGAGGGGGAGAGCTATGACGAACTGATGGATATTGTCAAGGAGTGCCAGCATGTGGCAGTCAGGGCCGGAGCGCCGAAGGTTTCAGCCTATGTAAAGATTGTGTACCGCCCCGATGGGGAGATCCTGACGATTGATCAGAAGATTGGAAAATACAGGGACGAATAG
- a CDS encoding heavy metal translocating P-type ATPase produces MKFLIKHEIQGRLRIHVMRNRMTCEEADALCWALEKQKNITKVKVYERTADAVIYYTGNRKELLCELKKFCLEKAEAPDTVLSSSGRTLNSAYREKLIAKVLFHYGGRLIIPNPVRKVWIALKAIRYIGKGIRCLERRKIEVPVLDATAIGVSVLRGDFNTAGSVMFLLGVGELLEEWTHKKSVGDLARSMSLNIKKVWLKRDEGEILVPACDILPGDRVVVRMGNVIPFDGEVAAGEGMVNQASLTGEALPIRRTEGQSVYAGTVLEEGELEILVRAVSGATRFEKIVTMIEDSEKLKSDLESKAEHLADRLVPYTLLGTGLVGLITRNATKALSVLMVDFSCALKLAMPIAVLSAIREAGQNGITVKGGKYLEAVAGADTIVFDKTGTLTKAQPTVKEVVVFGDYPEAEALRIAACLEEHFPHSMAKAVVDAAKKRNLCHEEMHSKVEYIVAHGISSSIGGKKTVIGSRHFVFEDEKCRIRPEYQERFDMLPEEYSHLFLAINGELVAVICIEDPLREEAEEMVRLLKAEGISKVVMMTGDSERTAASIAKRVGVDEYYSEVLPEDKAGFVEKEKAAGRKVVMIGDGINDSPALSAADTGIAVSDGAEIAREIADITIAAEDLREIVVLKRLSNAMMDRIQENYRGIVTINAALIALGVAGVIQPTTSALLHNTSTLAISLKSMGTLLPEK; encoded by the coding sequence ATGAAATTTCTTATTAAGCATGAGATACAGGGCCGCCTCCGTATTCATGTCATGCGAAACCGTATGACATGTGAGGAGGCGGATGCTCTTTGCTGGGCTCTTGAAAAACAGAAAAATATCACAAAGGTCAAAGTATATGAACGCACCGCAGATGCTGTGATCTATTATACGGGGAACCGTAAAGAGCTGCTCTGTGAATTAAAAAAGTTTTGTTTAGAGAAGGCAGAAGCGCCGGATACGGTATTGTCAAGTTCCGGACGCACTTTAAATTCCGCATACAGAGAAAAGCTGATTGCAAAAGTACTGTTTCACTACGGGGGAAGGCTGATAATTCCGAATCCAGTAAGGAAAGTATGGATTGCCCTTAAAGCGATTCGGTATATTGGAAAGGGAATCCGGTGCCTGGAAAGGCGGAAAATAGAGGTTCCGGTTTTGGATGCAACGGCGATTGGCGTATCTGTACTGAGGGGAGATTTTAATACTGCCGGCTCCGTTATGTTTTTGCTGGGCGTCGGGGAACTGCTGGAGGAATGGACCCACAAAAAATCAGTAGGAGATCTGGCGCGCAGTATGTCTTTAAATATAAAGAAAGTCTGGCTGAAAAGAGATGAAGGGGAGATCCTTGTTCCTGCCTGCGATATTCTGCCGGGGGACAGAGTCGTTGTGCGCATGGGAAATGTAATTCCTTTTGACGGAGAGGTGGCTGCTGGAGAGGGGATGGTAAACCAGGCGTCTCTGACTGGGGAAGCTCTTCCGATACGAAGAACGGAGGGACAGTCCGTCTATGCCGGAACTGTTTTGGAGGAAGGGGAGCTGGAAATTCTGGTCAGGGCTGTGTCCGGCGCCACCAGGTTTGAGAAGATCGTGACAATGATCGAAGATTCGGAGAAACTGAAATCAGATCTGGAAAGCAAGGCGGAGCACCTGGCAGATCGTCTGGTGCCGTATACGCTGTTAGGAACAGGGCTTGTGGGACTTATTACCCGCAATGCGACGAAGGCGCTGTCGGTTCTTATGGTGGATTTTTCCTGCGCGCTGAAACTGGCCATGCCGATCGCCGTGCTTTCTGCCATACGGGAAGCGGGACAAAACGGTATTACTGTAAAGGGCGGGAAATACCTGGAGGCGGTAGCCGGGGCAGACACGATTGTATTTGATAAAACGGGCACGCTGACAAAGGCGCAGCCGACGGTAAAAGAAGTCGTTGTGTTTGGAGATTATCCAGAAGCGGAGGCGCTCAGGATCGCAGCCTGCTTAGAGGAGCATTTCCCTCATTCTATGGCAAAAGCCGTCGTGGATGCTGCAAAGAAAAGAAACCTGTGCCATGAGGAAATGCACTCCAAGGTAGAATATATTGTGGCTCATGGGATTTCTTCTTCTATAGGCGGAAAGAAAACCGTAATTGGAAGCAGGCATTTTGTCTTTGAAGACGAAAAATGCCGAATCCGTCCGGAATATCAAGAGCGGTTTGACATGCTGCCTGAAGAATACTCCCATTTGTTTCTTGCCATTAACGGAGAGCTGGTTGCAGTAATCTGTATTGAGGATCCGCTCAGAGAAGAAGCAGAGGAGATGGTAAGGCTCCTGAAAGCAGAAGGCATCTCCAAAGTTGTTATGATGACTGGCGACAGCGAGCGAACCGCAGCCTCGATCGCAAAGCGCGTGGGAGTGGATGAATATTATTCCGAGGTGCTTCCGGAGGATAAGGCGGGATTTGTCGAAAAAGAAAAAGCAGCAGGAAGAAAGGTCGTGATGATCGGCGACGGAATCAACGATTCGCCGGCGCTTTCAGCTGCAGATACGGGAATCGCTGTCAGCGATGGGGCAGAAATTGCCCGTGAGATTGCGGATATAACGATTGCCGCAGAAGATCTGCGGGAGATCGTAGTGCTGAAACGCCTGTCGAATGCTATGATGGATCGAATTCAGGAAAATTACAGAGGAATAGTTACCATCAATGCGGCCCTGATTGCGCTTGGCGTGGCGGGAGTTATCCAGCCTACGACTTCCGCGCTGCTGCATAATACGTCTACTTTAGCCATTAGCCTGAAGAGTATGGGAACTCTATTGCCGGAAAAATAA
- the thiE gene encoding thiamine phosphate synthase: MKFSRDEIRRAMLLYAVTDRSWLREGESLSGVCREVLKGGATFLQIREKDLDEASFEAEARELKELCAEYRVPFVVNDSVEIALKIQADGVHVGQSDIKGRDIRAMIGPDRILGISAGTPEEAAVAEKVGADYIGVGAVFGTSTKKDARNLSVDALREIRNSVSIPIVAIGGIQPSNLMELAGTGVDGVAVVSAIFAAERPGEAAENLRKLAEEMVRHG, translated from the coding sequence ATGAAATTTTCCAGGGATGAGATCAGAAGGGCGATGCTGCTCTATGCAGTGACGGATCGCTCCTGGCTGAGAGAAGGGGAGAGTCTGTCTGGTGTATGCAGGGAGGTTCTGAAGGGAGGAGCTACCTTTCTGCAGATCCGGGAGAAGGACTTGGATGAGGCTTCCTTTGAGGCTGAGGCCAGGGAGCTTAAGGAGCTCTGTGCAGAATACAGGGTTCCGTTTGTGGTGAATGACAGCGTGGAGATCGCTCTGAAAATTCAGGCAGACGGTGTTCATGTGGGGCAGTCAGATATAAAAGGGCGTGATATCCGCGCTATGATAGGCCCTGACCGGATTCTGGGGATTTCAGCCGGAACGCCTGAGGAGGCTGCCGTAGCAGAAAAGGTAGGGGCAGACTACATAGGCGTGGGAGCCGTGTTTGGAACCAGCACAAAGAAGGATGCGAGAAACCTGTCTGTGGACGCACTCCGGGAAATCCGGAATTCTGTTTCCATTCCCATTGTGGCAATCGGAGGTATTCAGCCGTCCAATCTGATGGAGCTTGCGGGAACGGGAGTGGACGGAGTGGCTGTGGTGTCAGCTATTTTCGCCGCAGAGCGGCCGGGAGAGGCCGCAGAGAATCTGAGAAAGCTGGCAGAGGAGATGGTAAGACATGGATAA
- the thiW gene encoding energy coupling factor transporter S component ThiW — protein sequence MNKTVNQTVKEKNRAAVQQRTGMSLRTRKMVLTAMFACLAFVLNTFVYFPAMAPFQHFVDVLAAVFLGPWYGFVSALLCGLMRMMCGRTIQAVAGAVFGPILGGLLYRKTKNIYLVFAGEVVGTGFCGAMVSYPLMKLFYGLDAQSPFYYIPFYTPAAAVGAAMGIAVLLLLKRAGVFGRMMDAIG from the coding sequence ATGAACAAGACAGTGAACCAAACAGTGAAGGAAAAAAACAGGGCAGCTGTTCAGCAGAGAACAGGAATGTCCCTTAGAACCAGAAAAATGGTCTTGACAGCCATGTTTGCGTGTCTGGCCTTTGTGCTGAATACCTTTGTCTATTTTCCGGCAATGGCTCCGTTTCAGCATTTTGTGGATGTGCTGGCGGCTGTATTTCTGGGTCCGTGGTACGGGTTTGTCAGTGCGCTTCTGTGCGGGCTGATGAGAATGATGTGCGGGCGGACTATCCAGGCAGTGGCAGGGGCTGTATTTGGGCCGATTCTGGGAGGACTTCTGTACAGAAAGACAAAAAATATTTATCTCGTGTTTGCAGGGGAGGTGGTGGGAACCGGATTCTGCGGAGCCATGGTATCCTACCCTCTTATGAAGCTGTTTTACGGACTGGATGCCCAGTCTCCCTTCTATTATATTCCATTCTACACGCCGGCAGCTGCTGTCGGAGCTGCCATGGGAATTGCAGTGCTTCTGCTTTTAAAGCGCGCCGGAGTATTCGGGCGGATGATGGATGCGATCGGATAG
- a CDS encoding HAD family hydrolase, with the protein MDKQFAVFDLDGTLADSMVCWAELAGEFLKKRGIHPVPEGIADEIKTMTMAESAALFVRTFGLEDTPEQVAGEMNAMIEEHYRKDIPLKDGAGEYIRQLASQGVRMCVASATDRHLVSDCLKRLGILPYFEFLISCEEVGRGKDSPRVYEEAARRFGAQPGEIAVYEDALFAARTARQAGFYVVGVYDRGSKDFDQLKQMADEVVLSWRDCLG; encoded by the coding sequence ATGGATAAGCAGTTTGCTGTGTTTGATCTGGACGGAACACTGGCAGATTCCATGGTCTGCTGGGCGGAGCTGGCCGGGGAATTCCTGAAAAAACGGGGGATCCATCCTGTTCCGGAGGGCATAGCCGATGAAATTAAAACGATGACAATGGCGGAGTCTGCGGCTCTGTTTGTCAGGACATTCGGCCTGGAGGATACGCCGGAGCAGGTGGCAGGCGAGATGAATGCCATGATAGAGGAGCATTACAGGAAGGATATTCCGCTGAAGGACGGAGCCGGTGAATATATCAGGCAGCTCGCCAGCCAGGGAGTCAGAATGTGCGTTGCATCTGCGACGGACAGACACCTTGTCAGCGACTGCCTGAAGCGGCTCGGTATTCTGCCGTATTTCGAGTTCCTCATTTCCTGCGAGGAGGTAGGCCGCGGAAAGGACAGCCCCAGGGTCTATGAGGAGGCCGCACGCCGGTTCGGTGCACAGCCCGGGGAGATCGCCGTTTATGAGGATGCACTGTTTGCTGCCAGAACAGCGAGACAGGCGGGATTCTACGTGGTCGGTGTATATGACAGGGGATCGAAGGATTTTGACCAGTTAAAGCAGATGGCTGACGAGGTGGTGCTTAGCTGGAGAGACTGCCTGGGATAG
- the thiD gene encoding bifunctional hydroxymethylpyrimidine kinase/phosphomethylpyrimidine kinase, whose amino-acid sequence MKTVLSIAGSDSSGGAGIQADLKTMIMNGVYGMSAVTALTAQNTTGVRGILESSPEFLGQQIDAVFEDIRPDAVKIGMVPSKALVQMTADRLRFHRAERIVLDPVMVATSGSRLMETETVAVLEKELMPLALVVTPNIPEAEIMAGMKIREKSEMEAAAVKIWEKFGCAALVKGGHSVSDADDFLFDGRKGEWFCGKRIDNPNTHGTGCTLSSAIASNLAKGYSLSESVRRSKDYLSLALAEMLNLGAGSGPMDHGFALTGTFAE is encoded by the coding sequence GTGAAAACAGTACTTTCAATAGCAGGGAGCGATTCAAGCGGAGGAGCAGGAATCCAGGCAGACTTAAAGACCATGATTATGAACGGTGTCTATGGCATGAGCGCTGTGACGGCGCTAACGGCCCAGAATACCACAGGGGTGAGGGGGATACTGGAGAGCAGCCCGGAATTTCTGGGACAGCAGATCGACGCAGTCTTTGAGGATATCCGGCCGGATGCGGTAAAAATAGGTATGGTTCCCTCAAAAGCTCTGGTGCAGATGACGGCAGACAGGCTCCGCTTTCACAGAGCAGAGCGCATTGTGCTGGATCCTGTGATGGTGGCTACCAGCGGTTCACGTCTGATGGAGACGGAGACAGTCGCTGTTTTGGAGAAGGAGCTTATGCCGCTGGCGCTCGTGGTCACTCCGAATATACCGGAGGCGGAGATTATGGCCGGCATGAAGATAAGGGAAAAAAGTGAGATGGAGGCTGCAGCTGTAAAAATCTGGGAGAAATTCGGCTGCGCCGCGCTGGTCAAGGGAGGACACAGCGTCAGCGACGCAGATGACTTCCTGTTTGACGGACGAAAGGGAGAATGGTTCTGTGGAAAGAGGATTGACAATCCCAATACCCATGGAACGGGGTGCACGCTTTCAAGCGCCATTGCCTCCAATCTGGCCAAGGGTTACTCCCTGTCTGAGTCCGTCCGCCGCTCCAAGGATTATCTCTCTCTTGCCCTCGCCGAAATGCTTAATCTGGGAGCGGGAAGCGGCCCGATGGATCATGGCTTTGCGCTTACAGGCACATTTGCAGAATAG
- a CDS encoding AAA family ATPase, producing the protein MSKVITVSREFGSGGRELGVKLAEALGIPFYDKELISMAADDMEIAEEAFRRYDERVEIPDYLNHERYVALADLYQVNISDQLFVAQSNVIRRLAAHGPCVIVGRCADMILEDSVNLFLHARMERRVMRVMAIEKSTDPKETERHIREVDAKRKDYYQYYTGNTWGRAQNYHLCLDTGLAGIDGCLKAVLAYLEAF; encoded by the coding sequence ATGAGCAAGGTTATAACGGTCAGCCGGGAATTCGGAAGCGGAGGAAGAGAGCTGGGGGTGAAGCTCGCAGAAGCTCTGGGGATTCCTTTTTATGATAAAGAGCTGATTTCCATGGCAGCTGACGATATGGAGATTGCGGAAGAGGCTTTCCGGCGCTATGACGAGAGGGTGGAGATTCCGGATTATCTGAATCATGAGAGATATGTAGCTCTGGCAGATTTATACCAGGTAAATATTTCAGATCAGCTGTTTGTGGCCCAGTCCAATGTAATCAGACGCCTGGCTGCCCACGGCCCGTGTGTGATTGTGGGCCGGTGTGCAGATATGATATTGGAGGACAGCGTCAACCTCTTTTTGCACGCCAGGATGGAACGGCGGGTGATGCGGGTGATGGCCATTGAAAAGAGTACGGATCCGAAGGAGACCGAACGCCATATCCGCGAGGTAGACGCAAAGAGAAAAGATTATTACCAGTACTATACGGGGAATACCTGGGGCAGGGCCCAGAATTACCACCTGTGCCTTGATACGGGACTGGCAGGGATCGATGGCTGTCTGAAGGCAGTGCTGGCCTATCTGGAAGCATTTTAG
- the thiM gene encoding hydroxyethylthiazole kinase, whose translation MDQLQERILEVFCRTREQGPLVQCITNFVTVNDCANVILAAGGSPSMAHDIREAAEAVEGAAALVCNMGAIENIDAMILAGQRANALGKPVILDPVAAGGTELRRRESRRLLEEVHFSIIRGNASELRYLAGRQAAGSGVDAGGADRVTEENLLRAAEEFRELSRRTGSVTAVSGEIDLISDGNQTAVFRGGCPVMARITGSGCMQTALLGAFSGAGREDSFAAACAGAAVMNVCGELADEKRKRNGTGNATFRTDLIDAVFNLTEEQLKEGMRYEIFQG comes from the coding sequence ATGGATCAGTTACAAGAGAGAATTTTAGAAGTGTTTTGCAGGACAAGGGAGCAGGGTCCGCTGGTGCAGTGCATCACAAATTTTGTCACGGTCAATGACTGTGCCAACGTGATACTGGCAGCGGGAGGCTCGCCGTCCATGGCCCACGATATACGGGAAGCGGCAGAGGCAGTGGAGGGAGCGGCAGCCCTTGTCTGCAATATGGGCGCGATTGAGAACATTGATGCGATGATTCTGGCAGGGCAGCGGGCCAATGCTCTGGGAAAGCCGGTGATTCTCGATCCGGTGGCAGCCGGCGGCACAGAGCTTCGCAGGAGAGAGTCCAGGCGGCTGCTTGAGGAAGTACATTTTTCAATTATACGGGGCAATGCCTCAGAGCTTCGCTATCTGGCCGGCAGGCAGGCTGCGGGAAGCGGGGTGGATGCAGGCGGAGCCGATCGAGTCACAGAGGAGAATCTTCTCAGGGCTGCAGAAGAGTTCAGGGAGCTTTCGAGAAGAACCGGGAGCGTAACGGCTGTATCCGGGGAAATCGATCTGATCTCTGACGGAAATCAGACAGCCGTCTTCCGTGGCGGATGTCCGGTGATGGCCAGGATTACAGGAAGCGGCTGTATGCAGACTGCGCTCCTGGGCGCATTTTCCGGTGCAGGGAGGGAGGACTCCTTTGCAGCTGCATGCGCCGGGGCGGCTGTCATGAACGTCTGCGGCGAGCTGGCAGACGAAAAAAGAAAACGAAACGGCACGGGAAATGCCACGTTTCGCACGGACTTAATTGATGCAGTATTTAATCTGACAGAAGAACAGTTAAAGGAAGGGATGCGGTATGAAATTTTCCAGGGATGA
- a CDS encoding transcriptional repressor: MLSEKETIIRKLRDNGCRITEQRKMILDVILESRCSSCKEIYVQVEKLDRNIGIATVYRLVKELENIGVLSRKIVYK; the protein is encoded by the coding sequence ATGCTCAGCGAAAAAGAAACGATTATTAGAAAGCTGCGAGATAATGGCTGCCGCATTACCGAGCAGCGAAAGATGATTCTGGATGTTATCCTGGAAAGCAGATGTTCCAGCTGCAAGGAAATTTATGTCCAGGTAGAAAAGCTTGACAGGAATATTGGGATAGCAACGGTTTACCGCTTGGTAAAGGAACTGGAAAATATCGGGGTGCTGAGCAGGAAAATTGTCTATAAATAG
- a CDS encoding DUF6110 family protein, whose amino-acid sequence MFSDSALKKIGCFVGGAVFGTVGVKILSSKDAKKVYTNCTAAALRAKDCVMKTAAAVQENAEDILAEAQQINEKRAEEEAMQVMEDGVQEEGASEQKENE is encoded by the coding sequence ATGTTTAGTGATTCTGCTTTAAAAAAGATCGGCTGTTTCGTAGGGGGAGCCGTATTCGGGACTGTGGGTGTAAAGATTCTTTCCAGTAAGGATGCGAAAAAGGTATATACAAATTGTACGGCAGCCGCGCTGCGGGCGAAAGACTGCGTTATGAAAACCGCAGCGGCGGTACAGGAGAATGCGGAGGATATTCTTGCGGAGGCGCAGCAAATCAATGAGAAACGCGCGGAAGAGGAAGCGATGCAGGTAATGGAGGACGGGGTTCAGGAAGAGGGTGCGTCTGAACAGAAAGAAAACGAATAG